A stretch of DNA from Toxotes jaculatrix isolate fToxJac2 chromosome 15, fToxJac2.pri, whole genome shotgun sequence:
CAAAATGCAGTCTGCTTTTTGGATGACAATtgtaaaaaacagcaaaaacacaaataaagtttgCAGTGATCGACGGCCGGCCACACACACTGGCGCCATcttggtcacacacacactccagagagtttacagtaaacatgtcACACAATGGCACAGGACACTCTCGTACTGTCTGGTCCGCACTTAAATCAAACAAGTGTCAGCTGCTCATCACTGATTAGACGAAAGGGGTGAGTTGTCTGTTCCTGAGCTTTTACCCAACTCAGTGGACACTACCTGGTTCAACTGAACACTTTCAGACATGAGTAAACGTCTAATACAAATATTTGGCTTCTTGCTTTCATCACTGGGATGGGTGTTTGTGCTGTGCACCATGGCCATGGACTACTGGAGGATCAGCCAAATAGGAGGACAAGGGGGCTCCTTCATCATCAGGGTGGCCTGGTACTGGTCCAACCTGTGGAAGGATTGTTTCACTGATTCTACAGCTGTCACAAACTGTAGAGACTTCCCAGTGCTCTGGAGTGTAACCCGTAAgtgctttttttgggggggggtcaGAAAAGTGTTGTTTCAACTTTATTGTCTTATTGGGATCTGTAACTTCTAACAAAATCTAATCAGATGattgtacagtatgtagtctgatattttttttttaagtaatttaaATGTCCTAAACATTAAGTATACAACTGATAAACACTGGATTGCATTTTAATATGTCAGCTTGGTGAAGATTTCTAGCCTACTTTGATTCCCCTTTCAAGAGGAGATATTGTAGTTTATACTGCATAACAGTTAAATAGCTTGGGGGTACACTCAATCTGCATGTTTTCCTTAAGAACATACTCTGCATGCCACAAAGTTTACACCAATCAAAACTGTAACACTAATAGGCATCAATATTACAGTATCCAGTCACTGTAGCTAATATAAGGACCTCTGGGTCATCCTTTAAATAGTGTGTGATTTCATGTGATTCTCACATCAGCCTCTTTTGTCCTCTTGCCCTAGCCTTTTCTTTGTGATACCTGaactcttcctgtttctctcagcTTTCATCCAGGGAGTGCGAGGATTGCTAATGTGTGGCTTAACTCTTGGATTCTTCGCTGTAGTACTGTGCTTTCTTGGGATGGAGTGCACTTATATTGGTGGATCAGATAAATTGAAGGACAAAATGCTTCTGGCCggagcagtgtttcattttgCTGGTAGTAAGTATCGAACTTGAGTaggtgtctttgtctctgtaaaTGGCAGAAATGTTTTGCCCTCATTATTTCTTGGTATCAATGAAACCTTTGCACACAGGCGTGTCAGATATTTCTGGCTACTGCTTATACATCAACAGAATCGCCAGAACAACCTTTGCTGCCAGCGTAGGACCAGGAGTCTTAcggtacagtttttttttcacacttatCGTCAGTCATGCATACAATATAGCTTAAATTATAGAAATGTCCACTttaatttcacagtaaaataGAGAGCATTTTTGGTGCATTTGCAGTATTTAAATTGtatcatgacgtttttttcttgcatttaaCTAATTCCAGGTATGACCTCGGACCTCCCATATTTCTTGGATTGGTGGGATGCTTCCTCATCTTTTTGGGGGCCCTGTTTTATGTTGTGACAGTCTGCCGAGTAATCTGCCCTGAAAGGTAGCTAAATCATCCATCTTTATCCTTCTTTTTATGAAGCTACCAAGGTCATACTGCCTCATTAATTTTAGTCAATGTTTTGGTCTTACAGAAAAGTGGTATATGACTATGGTGGAGGCACATACATGGCCCCTCGCTCCAGAGGACGAACGTACACTGGATACTACAAACCTTCCTGGAAATATGGATCTTATCCAGGCTCAGGAAGATCCAGTAGCTCCAAGATCTCAAAGCTCTCTCCGACGACACTGACAAAAATCTCAGAAAGAGATGCGTTTGTGTAGTACCTCAATCCGCTTTTTTATTCATATACTTATATTCTAAcaccaacagacagacaaaaagacactgGAGCTCAAAATCTGATTAATTAACAGCACACTGTAGATGAAAATACCTTTAGCCTTCTCTTAAGTGCATTATGTAGACAATTGTAATTGTTGTTGTTCTCATTCacttgtcatgttttgttttcataaaacaGCTCACACTCTGTATAAGATATATTACCTTGTGTTTACTCTTCATTTATTAACTTTTTTGTGATTTAACCAAAACATGTATTATAACTGGCAACATCACTGGAATATCTACGAATtaatacacaataaaacattttaaaaaacaaaactttgtacCTATGTTATGATGAATATTATGTCTTTCCAATATTTTTTCAATGAAAATATAGTGTATTAAATAAAGATATTATTCATGACAGTTAGTTATGATAGTTATGATTTTACACTAGTATATCCactgttttacaaaaacataagTGTATTATTCTTCTGACAGCCTCATCAATGTATAATGAAATGGTGCCACCATTTTTACATCTTTTACCATTCAGGAATATGATGTGCCTTGTTTCATGGGCATATTGGTTTGCTCACATTTTTAGACTGGAACACTCCATCCAAAGTAAGAACTAAGTGTTACACAAAACTGAACCCATGCTGGCAGGCTCCTGGCcaccaacaacaaacacatcaccAAAGTGACCttcacaaaacacaggaaacacagtcCAGGGCAAAACATGTGATGATGTACACAAACCACATTTgctctcttgtgtgtgtgtgtctctggttgcATGCAGTACCTGAGGGAGGGACTGTTGAGCAGAcagtaacagacacacaggtgtcCCACAGCTTGTTTTTGAGAGCTTGTCTCGTGGCTTGgatttgtcttttctctgtctaGGGGTTCAGCTTCAGAACAAAAATGGGTTACAGGACTGTGGTGATGTATATGGAGATTGGCTGCTTTGTGATCTGTGTGTCTGGATGGATCCTGGTCTGTTCCACAATGCCAACAGAGATCTGGACTTGGTCTGAGGTTGACAGCATAGTCCTGACCACTTCAAACTACTTCTCCAACTTATGGAAGGATTGTATATCCGATTCAACTGGAGTATCTGACTGCAAGGGGATTCCATCAATGCTTGCACTGAACTGTaagtaaaatgtgtttcagcACAAGGTATaatgattaaatgaaattagcactttttgttgcattttgtaGTATGCGCTGAACATTGTATTTTCTGCTCTTGAACAGGGGACATTCACATGTGCCGAGCTCTCATCATCATCTCAATCATCTTGGCTTTCTTTGGATCTGTTTTGGTCTTAGTGGGAATGAAGTGCACTAAGATT
This window harbors:
- the LOC121194490 gene encoding claudin-10; the protein is MSKRLIQIFGFLLSSLGWVFVLCTMAMDYWRISQIGGQGGSFIIRVAWYWSNLWKDCFTDSTAVTNCRDFPVLWSVTPFIQGVRGLLMCGLTLGFFAVVLCFLGMECTYIGGSDKLKDKMLLAGAVFHFAGSVSDISGYCLYINRIARTTFAASVGPGVLRYDLGPPIFLGLVGCFLIFLGALFYVVTVCRVICPERKVVYDYGGGTYMAPRSRGRTYTGYYKPSWKYGSYPGSGRSSSSKISKLSPTTLTKISERDAFV